A window of Zingiber officinale cultivar Zhangliang chromosome 5A, Zo_v1.1, whole genome shotgun sequence contains these coding sequences:
- the LOC121980940 gene encoding sm-like protein LSM8 isoform X2, protein MSTGPGLESLVNQTISIITNDGRIIVGTLRGFDQATNIILDESHERVYSTREGVQQLALGLYIIRGDNISVVGELDEELDLVNDLSKIKAHPLKPVIH, encoded by the exons ATGTCAACCGGTCCTGGCCTAGAGTCATTGGTAAACC AAACTATCTCAATCATCACAAATGATGGGCGCATCATTGTT GGAACTTTGAGAGGCTTTGACCAGGCAACAAATATCATCCTTGATGAATCACATGAGAGAGTTTACTCCACTAGG GAAGGGGTACAACAACTCGCCCTCGGGTTGTATATTATAAGAGGGGATAACAT AAGCGTTGTTGGAGAGTTGGACGAAGAGCTGGATCTAGTGAATGACTTGTCCAAAATTAAGGCACATCCCCTTAAGCCTGTAATACATTAA
- the LOC121980940 gene encoding sm-like protein LSM8 isoform X1 produces MSTGPGLESLVNQTISIITNDGRIIVGTLRGFDQATNIILDESHERVYSTRVSYSLYSTVILFFFLPISTFNPLCLFLLSIILQEGVQQLALGLYIIRGDNISVVGELDEELDLVNDLSKIKAHPLKPVIH; encoded by the exons ATGTCAACCGGTCCTGGCCTAGAGTCATTGGTAAACC AAACTATCTCAATCATCACAAATGATGGGCGCATCATTGTT GGAACTTTGAGAGGCTTTGACCAGGCAACAAATATCATCCTTGATGAATCACATGAGAGAGTTTACTCCACTAGGGTAAGTTACTCATTATATTCTActgttattctttttttttttttgcccatcTCAACGTTTAATCCCCTCTGTTTGTTCTTGTTGTCCATTATTTTGCAGGAAGGGGTACAACAACTCGCCCTCGGGTTGTATATTATAAGAGGGGATAACAT AAGCGTTGTTGGAGAGTTGGACGAAGAGCTGGATCTAGTGAATGACTTGTCCAAAATTAAGGCACATCCCCTTAAGCCTGTAATACATTAA